The following coding sequences are from one Gossypium hirsutum isolate 1008001.06 chromosome A12, Gossypium_hirsutum_v2.1, whole genome shotgun sequence window:
- the LOC107939316 gene encoding desiccation-related protein PCC13-62, protein MANRSCLLYAFVLLVAFQSSMIMSNTVIHTPQCRPVAASSRDKILFSINLLIYKAEFFLRASVGVGINGISPGLVQGPVPIGGTLANITNSARRIIEELGLATVGHLRAIKQVLRSNLPLPGPQLDLSAQVFAGFVNLGFNVSTLSPPFNIYANTPSFVLAAEAISAFTVQYYAGIILRL, encoded by the exons ATGGCTAATCGATCGTGCTTATTGTATGCGTTTGTTTTACTTGTTGCATTTCAATCCTCTATGATTATGTCCAATACTGTTATTCATACACCTCAATGCAGACCAGTAGCAGCTTCCTCCAGGGATAAGATCTTATTCTCTATTAACTTGCTCATATATAAAGCAGAATTTTTTCTTCGTGCTTCAGTTGGTGTTGGAATCAATGGTATATCACCAGGTCTGGTCCAAGGTCCTGTCCCAATTGGAGGCACCCTTGCCAATATCACTAACTCCGCCCGTAGGATTATTGAGGAACTTGGTTTAGCAACCGTTGGCCATCTCAG GGCTATCAAGCAAGTACTTCGGAGCAATCTTCCACTTCCAGGACCACAGTTGGATCTTAGCGCACAAGTATTTGCTGGATTTGTGAACCTGGGTTTCAATGTCTCTACTTTGTCTCCTCCATTCAATATTTACGCCAACACTCCCAGCTTTGTGCTGGCAGCGGAAGCTATTTCTGCATTTACAGTACAATATTACGCCGGAATTATACTTCGATTGTAG
- the LOC107929891 gene encoding desiccation-related protein PCC13-62 encodes MASRSCLFIFLLLLAFQSSVIKANTVAVLPPQCRPIVAGTLARFEYLVNFIIGYAEFLLRSSTGAGIEDIAPGLVQGPVPIGATVANLDNATRAAIREFGLALVGNLRAIVDETLLRAPLSRPQLNFTAGVFAGILNLSGLTPPFNVYGSTTQFLLVAEPLTSSLLQFYLAQVTPSIAGNDQQQLAAGIGLTAAAQAGYFRTRLNAIVNSPVPPYTMTVANFTNTTATAVNQLGLCGVKNEGLIVPLSLGAENRTTTNVVPGDVNSLSPRRTEREVLRIVFGTRNATRPGGIFLSFNGALFRQLVALRQS; translated from the exons ATGGCTAGTCGAtcatgtttgtttatttttcttctaCTTCTAGCATTTCAATCCTCCGTGATTAAGGCCAATACTGTTGCTGTTCTTCCACCTCAGTGCAGACCCATAGTGGCTGGCACCTTAGCACGGTTTGAATACCTTGTTAACTTCATCATAGGTTATGCAGAATTTCTTCTGCGTTCTTCGACTGGTGCTGGAATCGAGGATATAGCACCAGGTCTGGTTCAAGGTCCCGTTCCCATCGGAGCCACCGTTGCCAATCTCGATAACGCTACCCGTGCCGCTATTCGGGAATTTGGCTTAGCTCTGGTCGGGAATCTCAG ggCGATTGTGGATGAGACATTGCTCCGTGCTCCGCTCTCAAGGCCACAGTTGAATTTTACCGCTGGAGTTTTTGCCGGTATTCTTAATCTCTCTGGTTTAACTCCTCCATTCAATGTTTACGGAAGCACAACCCAATTTCTTCTGGTCGCCGAACCCCTTACttcttctcttctacaattctATTTGGCTCAAGTTACCCCTTCGATTGCCGGCAATGATCAACAGCAG cTGGCAGCTGGAATCGGACTCACTGCCGCAGCACAAGCTGGGTATTTCCGAACACGACTCAACGCCATAGTCAATTCACCGGTGCCACCTTATACGATGACAGTAGCTAATTTCACCAACACTACTGCAACAGCAGTTAACCAACTGGGATTGTGCGGTGTGAAAAACGAAGGTTTGATTGTGCCACTATCACTAGGAGCCGAGAACCGAACTACCACCAACGTCGTACCTGGTGATGTCAATTCCCTATCACCCCGACGTACTGAGAGGGAGGTGTTGAGGATCGTATTTGGAACTCGCAACGCCACCAGGCCCGGTGGAATTTTCCTAAGTTTCAATGGGGCACTTTTTCGACAACTTGTTGCCTTAAGACAAAGCTAA